The following are encoded in a window of Ignavibacteriales bacterium genomic DNA:
- a CDS encoding lysophospholipid acyltransferase family protein — MFNKNKIEFFFFILFSKIFKVIGLRGTREFAKLLGSFIYYVIHIRKKIVIENLTSAFPEKGKKEIEQIAQRNYQNIFLTFFEFMYYPNSNKEEIKSMLNIPNLDLMKNKMEESKGMIFLTGHFGSWEIGGLAAALLMNYPFHVLAKPQRNPYITEWWKNTREMFGNKEIWLGVSIRQIFEVLKSRGILCVVADQRGPMDSPRVNFFGRQTAFYTGTASIILKVKCNVIMGAIIRQSDYSYKTEIEELVIDDLGKNQNDQIKEITQKYISFLEKHIRNYPEQYFWMHKIWKY; from the coding sequence ATGTTTAACAAAAATAAAATAGAATTCTTTTTTTTCATTCTTTTTTCTAAAATATTTAAGGTTATTGGGCTTAGAGGTACACGAGAATTTGCGAAACTTCTGGGCTCTTTTATTTATTATGTAATACATATCCGAAAAAAAATTGTTATCGAAAATCTAACTTCTGCATTTCCTGAAAAGGGCAAAAAAGAGATAGAGCAGATAGCACAAAGGAATTATCAGAACATCTTTCTTACTTTTTTTGAATTCATGTATTATCCTAACTCCAATAAGGAAGAGATTAAGTCGATGTTGAATATTCCGAATCTCGATTTAATGAAAAATAAAATGGAAGAAAGCAAGGGAATGATTTTTTTAACCGGTCATTTCGGAAGTTGGGAAATTGGAGGTTTAGCCGCAGCTCTTCTAATGAATTATCCTTTTCATGTTCTTGCAAAGCCGCAAAGAAATCCATATATAACAGAGTGGTGGAAAAATACACGTGAAATGTTTGGCAATAAAGAAATTTGGCTCGGTGTTTCTATTCGTCAAATATTTGAAGTGTTAAAAAGCAGAGGCATATTATGTGTTGTTGCTGATCAGCGTGGTCCTATGGATAGTCCAAGAGTAAATTTTTTTGGCAGACAGACTGCTTTTTATACCGGTACTGCTTCAATCATTTTAAAAGTAAAATGCAATGTTATTATGGGTGCAATAATACGACAAAGCGATTATTCTTATAAAACAGAAATTGAAGAATTAGTTATTGATGATCTCGGTAAGAATCAAAACGATCAGATTAAAGAAATAACACAAAAGTATATCTCCTTTTTAGAAAAGCATATTAGAAATTATCCAGAACAATATTTTTGGATGCATAAAATTTGGAAGTATTAG
- a CDS encoding alpha/beta hydrolase, producing MKINIRYSLLFIYLLLFIATSFSEAKTEKVRSKDGVEIAYVVKGKGEPALVFVHGWCWDKSIWENQVNVFSSKYKVITIDLAGHGESGSNRKDWTMRAFGEDIASVVNKLKLEKVILVGHSMGGNIILEAAKTLGNKVIGLIGADTFQKFEEGEPADLAEKYLSTFKDNFVGSTKEYVKLLFLETSDSTLVERAIKKMTSAPQKIAIDILRNSYKYNSIKAVKDLQIPIVSINCDQFPVNLDENLKVTKNFKVKKMHGVGHFVMLEDPNRFNQLLEETIQELVKNE from the coding sequence ATGAAAATAAACATTAGATATTCATTATTATTTATTTATTTGTTGTTATTTATTGCTACTTCTTTCTCGGAAGCTAAAACAGAAAAAGTAAGATCAAAAGATGGAGTTGAGATTGCTTATGTAGTAAAAGGCAAAGGAGAACCTGCATTGGTATTTGTTCACGGTTGGTGTTGGGATAAATCAATTTGGGAAAACCAGGTTAATGTATTTTCATCAAAGTATAAGGTAATTACAATTGATCTTGCTGGGCATGGTGAATCAGGATCAAATAGAAAAGATTGGACTATGAGAGCATTTGGAGAAGATATAGCTTCTGTGGTTAATAAGTTAAAATTAGAAAAAGTGATTTTGGTTGGACATTCGATGGGTGGTAATATAATTCTAGAAGCCGCGAAAACATTAGGCAATAAGGTAATAGGATTGATAGGTGCAGATACTTTTCAGAAATTTGAAGAAGGTGAACCAGCAGATCTTGCAGAAAAATATTTGTCAACATTTAAAGATAATTTTGTAGGAAGCACAAAAGAATATGTTAAATTATTGTTTTTAGAAACTTCTGATTCAACTTTAGTTGAGAGAGCAATAAAAAAAATGACATCAGCCCCGCAAAAAATTGCCATTGATATACTTAGAAATTCATATAAATACAATTCGATTAAAGCTGTAAAAGATCTACAAATTCCAATCGTTTCGATAAATTGTGATCAATTTCCAGTAAATCTTGATGAAAATTTAAAGGTTACAAAAAATTTCAAAGTAAAAAAGATGCATGGGGTTGGTCATTTTGTAATGCTCGAAGATCCAAATCGCTTTAATCAGCTGCTCGAAGAAACGATCCAGGAATTAGTGAAGAACGAATAA
- a CDS encoding PorV/PorQ family protein translates to MNKLKLFLIVATISVIFSNLIFADGGNRVGTAGSTQLLIPVGTRGIAMNSTTLTDSRGVEALFWNPANLAREEGTSVTFTHSSYIADIGVDYGALGFNLGKLGSIALSIKSLSIGDIAITTVDNPDGNGQFFQPKFITTGLTYSIMLSDRISVGITTNLNFEKMAEVSKSNVSFNVGISYTNLANINGLALGIVLKNFGIQSSFAGTGLNILSKGEYGYLRQGNNYYTVQAASEELPTTLELGLGYRFAFGKDNALQLNGVFQNSNFNYDEYRVGLEYAFQDMIFLRGGYLFMPGTTDTNAKETTLTGGLGVKFGLGGNLKVLIDYAYQKRVLFNDTHTFGVSLAF, encoded by the coding sequence ATGAATAAATTAAAATTATTTTTGATAGTTGCCACTATATCTGTCATTTTTAGCAATCTCATTTTTGCTGATGGCGGTAATAGAGTTGGCACAGCAGGTTCAACACAATTATTGATTCCTGTGGGAACTAGAGGTATTGCAATGAACTCAACAACACTTACTGATTCAAGAGGTGTTGAAGCTCTTTTTTGGAACCCGGCAAACCTTGCAAGAGAAGAAGGTACTTCAGTTACTTTCACTCATTCTAGTTACATAGCTGATATTGGAGTTGATTACGGAGCTTTAGGATTTAATCTTGGTAAACTTGGTTCTATAGCTCTTTCAATTAAATCATTATCCATAGGAGATATTGCAATTACTACTGTAGATAATCCGGATGGAAATGGTCAATTTTTTCAACCTAAATTCATCACAACCGGATTAACCTATTCAATAATGTTAAGCGATAGAATTTCAGTTGGTATTACTACAAATCTTAATTTTGAAAAGATGGCTGAGGTGTCAAAATCCAATGTTAGCTTTAATGTTGGTATTTCTTATACTAATTTAGCTAATATTAATGGTTTGGCATTAGGTATTGTTTTGAAGAATTTTGGCATTCAATCCAGCTTTGCTGGTACCGGATTGAATATTCTTTCAAAAGGTGAATATGGTTACTTGAGACAAGGAAATAACTATTATACAGTACAGGCAGCATCAGAAGAATTACCGACTACATTGGAGTTAGGTCTTGGTTATCGCTTTGCATTCGGCAAGGATAACGCACTTCAACTTAATGGCGTATTTCAGAATAGCAATTTCAACTATGATGAATATCGTGTGGGTTTGGAATATGCTTTTCAGGATATGATATTCTTACGCGGCGGTTATCTCTTTATGCCTGGAACTACTGATACTAATGCTAAAGAAACCACATTAACCGGTGGCTTAGGAGTTAAATTTGGTCTAGGCGGTAATCTAAAGGTATTAATAGATTACGCATACCAGAAAAGAGTATTATTTAATGATACTCACACATTTGGTGTAAGCCTTGCCTTTTAA
- a CDS encoding TonB-dependent receptor → MHRKIFYFLLLLILCPVLINAGTKGRIKGKVTDLQTGDILIGANVVVVGTTAGANTDASGEFLIQNLDPGVYEIKISYVGYKTITVSNLRVSADLTTYRDVQLPSQDIEVGSVTITAQRPMVQKDNTNAVRITTSEDISALPVRNVTSIIGLTAGVVLQNGYIFIRGGRTDEVGYYLEGISTRNPLSNLNAVTVSQDAIEEIQVQSGGYPAEFGGANSGIVRQQLKSGGNNFKTSIEWITDNLGFKSKANAFDGQKTLGAYTWGYSEMSGVFSGPVTDKLKMFFNLDYVYNRDGNPQPNPGINLGRIGDPSTKDTLPNYVYPAGPQAGRQTTNYTFTGTLNYDLRPILLRLTGSYTTSKGDISGNTGVGVRDFMNTRYGEGDNTNGSFTLKMTHVISDKIFYEITGGYYIRNSETFDKALGSNYWGYGDSTVNAAAGWTIPRAPRDLRDYATYKSAFGNDVPARGLGLFAWFFAQNGAVPVNYSKFNQTSFSINGSLTMLLGKFNTVKIGGEYQQYTLRNWSGVGATTLARTYNNRLAVNTANLSSDEIKKDILRGGGVNNYGFDVLGNVYDGSGFDAPHKPVFAAAYIQDKIEFEDLIINLGLRFDYIDIDNMTLKDPTLPDLAVIKGSTDLNPDGFVKTSSFSSVSPRIGFSFPITTSSMFHAQYGTFVQQPQLQNVYEGYYSFMQKIVGAGNFYATVTGPNLRPTRTTQYELGFTQQVTDFISFDITGFYRDIRDQVEYIKQPVQSISSYSPAYYIDGNGDFATTKGVEIALNMRRWERLQVNASISFQDAQGTGSSPNQKSGLVFQPLDGSTIYAPKNVTPLVQNRPLFGNISIDYRWGNNDGGPILQNLGLSALITFNTGHGFTLGYGNAQAETDTRNRYPIEALNSSLTPSELQVDLRIDKTFKLGDKLGLNVYLYVINLFDAVNVDNVFLKTGTATDNGVLSDPKLSATLIKTYGQDYINMYKAINLDYQLGWGGQGLGGNLFGPPRQVRLGVRLEY, encoded by the coding sequence ATGCATCGAAAGATTTTTTACTTTTTGCTACTTCTAATTCTTTGTCCTGTTTTAATTAATGCAGGTACAAAGGGTAGAATTAAGGGAAAAGTAACTGACTTGCAAACTGGCGACATCTTAATTGGTGCCAACGTGGTTGTTGTTGGAACAACAGCCGGAGCTAACACAGATGCAAGCGGTGAGTTTCTCATCCAAAATTTGGATCCAGGTGTTTATGAAATTAAAATTTCATACGTCGGTTATAAGACCATCACAGTTTCTAATTTAAGAGTAAGTGCTGATCTTACAACATACAGGGACGTTCAACTTCCTAGCCAAGATATTGAAGTTGGTTCTGTTACGATTACTGCACAGAGACCAATGGTTCAAAAGGATAACACAAATGCTGTTAGAATTACAACAAGTGAAGATATTTCTGCTTTACCAGTTAGAAATGTGACAAGCATTATTGGTTTAACGGCAGGTGTTGTTCTTCAAAATGGTTATATTTTTATTCGAGGTGGTAGAACTGATGAAGTTGGATACTATCTTGAAGGAATCTCCACAAGAAATCCTCTTTCCAATCTCAATGCTGTTACAGTAAGCCAGGATGCAATCGAAGAAATTCAAGTTCAGTCTGGTGGTTACCCTGCTGAATTTGGTGGTGCTAACTCTGGAATTGTTCGTCAGCAATTAAAATCTGGAGGCAACAACTTTAAAACCAGTATAGAATGGATTACTGATAACCTTGGGTTCAAGAGTAAAGCCAATGCTTTTGATGGTCAAAAAACTCTGGGCGCTTATACATGGGGTTATAGTGAAATGAGCGGAGTTTTTAGCGGCCCTGTTACTGATAAATTAAAAATGTTTTTTAATCTTGATTATGTTTACAACAGAGATGGTAACCCACAACCTAATCCTGGTATAAATTTAGGGCGGATAGGGGATCCTAGTACGAAAGATACTTTACCAAATTATGTTTACCCTGCTGGACCTCAAGCAGGCAGACAAACCACAAACTATACTTTTACCGGTACACTTAACTATGATCTAAGACCAATATTATTAAGATTGACTGGAAGCTATACTACTAGTAAAGGAGATATTAGTGGTAATACTGGTGTTGGTGTTAGAGATTTTATGAATACCCGTTATGGAGAGGGTGATAATACTAATGGTTCATTTACTCTAAAAATGACGCACGTAATTAGTGATAAAATTTTCTATGAAATTACCGGTGGTTACTATATAAGAAATTCTGAAACTTTTGACAAAGCTTTAGGTAGTAATTATTGGGGTTATGGAGATAGTACTGTAAATGCTGCTGCTGGATGGACAATTCCAAGAGCCCCTAGAGATTTACGTGATTATGCAACTTATAAATCAGCATTTGGAAATGATGTGCCTGCAAGAGGTTTAGGACTTTTTGCATGGTTTTTTGCACAGAATGGTGCAGTACCAGTTAATTATAGCAAATTCAATCAAACTTCGTTCTCCATTAATGGAAGTTTAACTATGTTATTAGGAAAATTTAATACAGTAAAAATTGGTGGAGAATATCAACAATATACTCTTAGGAATTGGTCGGGTGTTGGTGCAACTACTTTGGCTAGAACTTATAATAATAGATTAGCCGTTAATACAGCCAACCTTTCCTCAGACGAAATTAAGAAAGATATTTTAAGAGGTGGTGGAGTTAATAATTATGGTTTTGATGTACTTGGCAATGTATATGATGGCAGTGGTTTTGATGCACCTCATAAACCCGTATTTGCTGCAGCATATATTCAAGATAAAATTGAGTTTGAAGATCTTATTATTAACTTAGGTTTGAGATTCGATTATATAGATATTGATAACATGACATTAAAAGATCCTACTTTACCGGATTTAGCTGTTATTAAGGGAAGTACAGATTTAAATCCTGATGGATTTGTTAAAACATCATCATTTTCTTCTGTTAGCCCTAGAATTGGTTTTTCATTCCCTATAACAACATCTTCAATGTTCCATGCACAGTATGGAACATTCGTTCAACAGCCCCAGCTCCAAAATGTATACGAGGGATATTATAGCTTCATGCAAAAGATTGTTGGTGCTGGTAATTTCTATGCTACTGTTACTGGTCCGAATCTTAGACCAACAAGAACAACCCAGTATGAATTAGGATTTACACAGCAAGTCACTGATTTTATTTCTTTTGATATTACAGGATTTTACAGAGATATTCGAGATCAGGTTGAGTATATAAAACAACCCGTTCAAAGCATTTCTAGTTACTCCCCAGCTTATTATATTGACGGGAATGGTGATTTTGCTACAACAAAGGGAGTTGAAATAGCATTAAATATGCGTAGGTGGGAACGTCTACAGGTTAATGCTTCTATATCTTTCCAGGATGCTCAAGGAACGGGTTCTTCACCAAACCAAAAATCCGGATTGGTATTCCAGCCGTTAGACGGAAGTACAATTTATGCACCCAAAAATGTTACACCATTAGTACAAAATAGACCTTTGTTTGGTAATATTTCTATTGATTACAGATGGGGTAACAATGATGGAGGTCCAATATTACAAAATCTAGGGTTATCCGCATTAATTACTTTTAATACTGGTCATGGGTTTACATTGGGTTATGGTAATGCTCAGGCAGAAACTGATACAAGAAACAGATACCCTATTGAAGCGCTTAATTCATCTTTAACACCATCTGAACTACAGGTAGATTTAAGGATAGATAAGACTTTCAAGCTTGGCGATAAATTAGGTCTCAATGTCTATCTCTACGTCATTAATTTGTTTGATGCTGTGAATGTAGATAATGTATTTTTGAAAACAGGTACAGCGACTGATAATGGTGTACTAAGCGATCCTAAACTTAGTGCTACATTGATTAAAACTTATGGTCAAGACTATATCAACATGTATAAAGCCATAAATTTAGATTATCAATTAGGTTGGGGAGGACAAGGTTTAGGTGGTAATTTATTTGGTCCGCCACGGCAAGTTCGCTTAGGCGTAAGATTAGAGTATTAA
- a CDS encoding GWxTD domain-containing protein, with product MKNIFIVLCSLFLFASVVQAQNELGFEFDYAKFNYDSTSVYLEFYYELNPKNMQIIATDKGSLTEAMVHIEMKNTETNSFFINKDWRIQNIINPAEHDSNSKSLAGMLGFVVPSGKYTLQVLARDSKNPNLNKKINETLFITPFKKDIFSISDLEIANNIKKENADPQSIFYKNTLEIIPNPEMVYTHNSPVLFYYAELYNLKLENEKKDFSLQKLLYNSAGVPVYKSTKNIKQSNDAVVEYGMVNLLKYPSDSYNFVLSLIDPTTNKAFISSKRFYIFNPNVVDTSKTFQLNTGVIGSEFGIFTLDECDKMFLQAKYIASDREISQYKSLDSVKAKREFLYNFWRNRDTDPSTPQNEFKEEYMKRVAYANKNFTSMLKEGFLTDRGRVVLLYGEPDQRDFYPSDAGLKPYEVWFYNQIEGGVNFYFGDVTGFGNYELLHSTKRDEVKDENWMRRISSQ from the coding sequence ATGAAGAATATCTTTATCGTTTTATGTTCATTGTTTTTATTTGCTTCGGTTGTCCAAGCTCAAAATGAATTGGGATTTGAATTCGATTATGCAAAATTTAATTATGATTCCACCTCTGTTTACCTAGAGTTTTATTATGAACTGAATCCAAAGAACATGCAGATTATAGCTACTGATAAAGGGTCGTTAACGGAGGCAATGGTTCATATCGAAATGAAGAACACGGAAACAAATTCTTTCTTCATAAATAAGGATTGGAGAATTCAAAATATTATTAACCCTGCTGAACATGATAGTAATTCCAAATCGCTTGCTGGTATGCTGGGGTTTGTTGTTCCTAGCGGAAAATATACATTACAAGTGCTGGCGCGCGATTCAAAGAATCCGAATCTAAACAAAAAGATTAATGAAACGCTCTTTATAACGCCATTCAAAAAGGATATATTTTCTATCAGCGATCTTGAAATTGCCAATAACATAAAAAAGGAGAATGCAGACCCGCAATCAATTTTCTACAAAAACACCTTGGAAATAATTCCAAATCCCGAAATGGTGTATACTCATAACTCGCCGGTTCTGTTTTATTATGCTGAATTATATAATTTGAAGTTAGAAAATGAAAAGAAGGATTTTTCCTTGCAGAAATTACTTTATAACAGTGCAGGAGTACCTGTTTATAAGAGTACCAAAAATATTAAGCAGTCAAATGATGCAGTTGTGGAATATGGCATGGTTAATTTATTAAAGTATCCGTCTGATTCTTATAACTTTGTGTTGAGTTTAATTGATCCTACAACGAACAAAGCTTTTATTTCCTCAAAACGTTTTTACATCTTTAATCCGAATGTTGTAGATACCAGTAAAACTTTTCAGTTGAACACCGGTGTAATAGGAAGCGAATTTGGAATTTTTACATTGGATGAATGCGATAAAATGTTTTTGCAAGCAAAATATATTGCAAGCGATCGTGAAATAAGCCAATATAAAAGTCTTGACTCAGTTAAAGCTAAAAGAGAATTTCTTTATAATTTTTGGCGAAATAGAGATACTGATCCTTCTACTCCTCAGAATGAATTTAAGGAAGAGTATATGAAACGAGTAGCTTACGCAAATAAAAATTTTACTTCTATGTTGAAGGAAGGATTTTTAACTGATAGAGGAAGAGTTGTATTATTGTACGGCGAGCCTGATCAACGTGATTTTTATCCAAGCGATGCCGGCTTGAAACCGTATGAAGTTTGGTTTTATAATCAAATCGAAGGCGGTGTTAATTTTTATTTTGGTGATGTAACAGGTTTTGGTAATTATGAACTGCTGCATTCAACAAAACGTGATGAAGTGAAAGATGAGAATTGGATGAGACGTATTAGCTCTCAATAA
- a CDS encoding T9SS type A sorting domain-containing protein, translating into MRLKTIINLSILLLFVSFSTQISWAKGTDGNKNSLNKTLGLPTITKFNINNISTFIYANGWSDVTGSNPGYTYPTLSGKTANFQSGFLFGGYIGNPADNVLRIGGSVYRTSLTAGRILSPGVADDPNNANVRIYRVRRDYKIGSVATEMLDEGKSETDVRAQYEKDWNEWPAQWGAPYQDVNGNGVYEPTIDIPGVPGADQTIWFVANDLNATQAATFYQTTPMGVEEQCTVWGYKAAGALGNMLFKKYVLINKNAQSKDFNQFYVSYWDDIDIGGGAYDLAGCDTTLDATGKPRSLFFTYSGIPNNSQYGLTPPATGLDFFQGPKVRGLATDTAIYNGKYWPGYKNLPMSASYFFINPDAIYADPNQNAAIGITQWYRLFQGQVSTTGIPMQDPFTLKNTKFGFAGNVFTKTGWLDGVQFAPGDRRDGGVCGPFTLAYGDTQEVVIAEMSAGATAGIDNIAALRLLFNYDDVAQIAYNRLFKLPAPAPQPTLAITPLDKQLVLDWGSNAAAVTATESFDNLGYKFQGYNLYQLPSNSASISDGILLKTFDIVDGITVILDKKADPSSGALVDYVAANGSDYLKRSYLVTEDKLAGAPELHNGSKYYFALSSYSYNPNPPFGDKVLNNPLAIITAIPHAPDPGVGYNGKADAALSILRTGGLSDGTVTGKVIDPSKSTGDNYRVSFETDANDNIVWKLTDVTKNVVRLSGQDQNIGDASTIIDGIQIQANGPALGINSYAFTPSADRWLDYYSGPDLGINFLGSSVTPDQYVKIEVRFLSTPTGQNAYRYLRGGTPNYGYQDYIPQYFTCWDVTHSPARQLSVAYVTQKGQPTEHLPWQPTTDPGTSREYFFPLPNAYTATPDPVLMAGIPNSGVYPAMFALWPQLRAGKTFNPQAGQIFTITPFFVNTTADVFTFTTPSVSSYDANKAIEDVKNINVFPNPYYGVNPQELTKYNRWVTFSHLPASATIRIFNLAGQLVRTITHNDGTQFQRWDLQNENNLPVGSGLYIVHIDMPDLGTTKILKVAIIQEKQILDIF; encoded by the coding sequence ATGAGATTAAAAACAATTATAAACTTGAGTATATTATTACTGTTTGTTTCTTTTTCGACTCAAATTTCTTGGGCAAAAGGAACAGATGGTAATAAGAACTCTCTTAATAAAACCCTAGGTCTTCCTACCATTACTAAATTTAACATTAATAATATTTCTACTTTTATTTATGCAAATGGTTGGTCAGATGTTACTGGAAGTAACCCGGGGTATACATATCCTACACTAAGTGGAAAGACTGCAAACTTTCAATCCGGATTCTTATTTGGCGGTTATATTGGTAACCCGGCGGATAATGTATTGCGAATTGGCGGTTCAGTTTATCGTACTTCCTTAACAGCTGGTAGAATATTATCTCCCGGTGTAGCAGATGATCCGAATAATGCGAATGTAAGAATATATAGAGTAAGGAGAGATTACAAAATCGGCTCGGTTGCAACAGAAATGTTAGATGAAGGTAAATCTGAAACCGACGTTAGAGCACAGTATGAAAAAGATTGGAACGAATGGCCTGCACAATGGGGTGCACCATATCAAGATGTTAATGGCAATGGTGTATATGAACCAACTATAGATATTCCAGGTGTTCCTGGAGCCGATCAAACAATCTGGTTCGTTGCTAATGATTTAAATGCGACTCAAGCTGCAACCTTTTATCAAACTACTCCTATGGGAGTAGAAGAGCAGTGCACAGTCTGGGGATATAAAGCCGCAGGTGCATTAGGTAATATGTTATTTAAAAAATATGTATTGATTAATAAAAACGCCCAGAGCAAAGACTTTAATCAATTTTATGTTTCGTATTGGGACGACATAGATATTGGCGGTGGAGCATACGACCTTGCCGGATGTGATACAACATTAGATGCAACTGGTAAACCAAGGAGCTTATTCTTCACTTATAGCGGTATTCCGAATAATTCACAGTATGGACTTACACCACCTGCTACCGGATTAGATTTCTTCCAAGGTCCAAAAGTTCGGGGGTTGGCTACTGATACTGCTATATATAACGGGAAATATTGGCCCGGTTATAAAAATTTACCAATGTCAGCTAGTTATTTCTTTATTAATCCGGATGCTATTTACGCTGATCCTAATCAGAATGCTGCTATTGGAATTACACAATGGTATCGTCTTTTCCAGGGCCAAGTATCAACCACAGGTATTCCGATGCAAGATCCATTTACTCTCAAGAATACTAAATTTGGATTCGCTGGAAACGTGTTTACCAAAACTGGATGGTTAGATGGAGTTCAGTTTGCGCCTGGTGATAGAAGAGATGGTGGAGTATGCGGACCTTTTACATTAGCGTATGGCGATACTCAAGAGGTTGTTATAGCAGAAATGAGCGCCGGTGCAACTGCCGGAATTGATAATATTGCTGCTTTAAGACTTTTATTTAATTACGATGATGTTGCTCAAATTGCATACAATCGTTTATTTAAATTACCAGCGCCAGCTCCGCAGCCAACACTTGCTATCACCCCTCTTGATAAACAATTGGTCTTAGATTGGGGTAGTAACGCTGCAGCAGTAACAGCTACTGAAAGCTTTGATAATCTTGGTTATAAGTTCCAAGGTTATAATCTTTATCAATTACCATCTAATTCTGCTTCTATTTCAGATGGAATTTTGTTGAAAACGTTTGATATTGTAGATGGTATTACTGTAATTCTTGACAAAAAGGCAGATCCTAGTTCTGGAGCTCTTGTAGATTATGTTGCCGCTAATGGAAGTGATTACTTAAAAAGATCATACTTGGTAACTGAGGATAAGTTGGCGGGTGCACCGGAACTGCATAATGGATCTAAATATTATTTTGCACTTTCAAGTTATTCCTACAATCCAAATCCACCGTTTGGAGATAAAGTACTCAATAATCCTTTAGCTATTATTACGGCAATTCCACACGCGCCAGATCCCGGCGTAGGCTATAATGGAAAAGCTGATGCTGCTCTTAGTATACTTCGTACAGGTGGCCTATCTGATGGTACTGTTACAGGTAAAGTTATCGATCCTTCAAAAAGTACAGGAGATAATTATAGAGTTAGTTTTGAAACAGATGCAAATGATAATATAGTTTGGAAACTTACTGATGTAACCAAGAATGTTGTTAGATTATCCGGCCAAGATCAAAATATTGGGGATGCTTCTACAATAATTGATGGAATACAAATTCAAGCTAATGGACCAGCTTTAGGAATCAATAGTTATGCTTTCACTCCTTCAGCTGATAGATGGCTTGATTATTACAGTGGACCAGATTTAGGAATTAATTTCCTAGGAAGTTCAGTCACTCCAGACCAATATGTTAAAATTGAAGTAAGATTTCTTTCAACTCCAACTGGTCAGAATGCTTATAGATATTTGCGCGGCGGAACTCCAAATTATGGCTATCAGGATTATATACCACAGTATTTTACTTGTTGGGATGTTACACATAGTCCTGCTCGTCAATTGTCGGTAGCTTATGTAACGCAGAAAGGTCAACCAACCGAACACCTGCCGTGGCAACCAACAACAGATCCTGGAACAAGCAGAGAATATTTCTTTCCTCTTCCAAATGCATACACAGCAACTCCAGATCCAGTATTAATGGCGGGAATACCAAATAGTGGAGTTTATCCAGCAATGTTTGCTTTATGGCCACAGTTAAGAGCAGGAAAAACATTCAATCCCCAAGCAGGGCAAATTTTTACAATTACACCTTTTTTTGTTAATACGACCGCAGATGTTTTCACTTTTACAACTCCATCTGTTTCTTCTTATGACGCAAATAAAGCTATAGAGGATGTTAAAAATATTAACGTATTCCCAAATCCTTATTACGGAGTTAATCCGCAAGAATTAACAAAGTATAATAGATGGGTAACATTTAGCCATTTACCCGCCAGCGCTACAATTCGTATATTCAATTTAGCAGGGCAGTTAGTAAGAACAATAACACACAATGACGGAACGCAATTCCAGCGTTGGGATTTACAAAATGAAAATAACCTTCCAGTTGGCAGCGGGTTATATATTGTTCATATTGATATGCCGGATTTAGGAACAACGAAAATATTAAAAGTGGCGATTATTCAAGAGAAACAAATCTTGGATATATTCTAA